A genomic window from Plasmodium malariae genome assembly, chromosome: 10 includes:
- the PmUG01_10017700 gene encoding conserved Plasmodium protein, unknown function produces MNFKNYCPFNYPESRNINALDDLLSSKESLINFKNFILKNLNVDSIDYDLKKIENKKNLLKNEEFRIKKWYLNFQPLTNISIEQYWKYEKVTIKDILSSNINISSDNNVELKKNKKYLKHICKCILKGNPHESLLKNCFKYSAYHSNNLDKHSRNNFTNNINSSLLSLNSRAIKNTQNLINWKLKYSHNFSNFQKARPDQLENSSSTFHSTDAGNNKKRSIDQRVDHNKGNNNGIASNTYKIAIKDKNSKRKKRKG; encoded by the coding sequence atgaattttaaaaattactgCCCATTCAACTACCCCGAAAGTCGGAACATTAACGCACTTGATGATCTTTTAAGTTCTAAAGAAAGCTtaataaatttcaaaaattttattttaaaaaatttaaatgtagATAGTATAGattatgatttaaaaaagattgaaaataaaaagaatttgcTAAAAAATGAGGAGTTTAGAATAAAGAAATGGTATCTGAACTTTCAACCACTAACTAATATATCTATAGAGCAATATTGGAAATATGAGAAAGTTACAATTAAAGATATTCTGAGctcaaatattaatatttcaagTGATAATAATGTGGAgctaaaaaagaataaaaaatacctCAAGCACatttgtaaatgtatattaaaaggAAACCCACATGAAtcgttattaaaaaattgttttaaataCTCCGCATACCATTCGAACAATTTAGATAAGCATTccagaaataattttactaataatattaattcttCCTTATTAAGTTTAAACTCTAGagcaattaaaaatacacaGAATTTGATAAACTGGAAATTGAAATATTCCCAtaatttttccaattttCAAAAAGCGCGTCCTGACCAACTTGAAAACAGTTCATCCACTTTTCATTCTACCGATGcaggtaataataaaaaaaggagtaTCGATCAAAGGGTAGATCATAATAAAGGAAATAACAATGGTATTGCATCAAATACTTATAAAATTGCTataaaggataaaaatagtaaaagaaaaaaaaggaagggTTAA
- the PmUG01_10017800 gene encoding conserved Plasmodium protein, unknown function translates to MLRIIYVVLTECFIGLLTTYLLHFEIVECENKLFPIYKVLPHIISNTKLLNTKELNRKAQKKYLKKYLFLSKNCFSKINDSTSSDPILKYHKGNSVSHRIKNKCATFNTNYFSFVKLRKLKIFNNDVHKDKFLGNDKKEEEDKESDKNGSVKHVKRDPYGSGKIKKSVISNKIEPNEQDEKWKRYLQDKRRKEILKDLGNKMKRKNKIIGKGYVRQGTPSTGDHTGIVGVHQDVTKTRKAKDEKEYKAADEEMDAYGDKHEEDDEVENDNLDEDYDDDDDYDDDEDEDDDDDDEDDEDDEDEDNHFDYFNDRSYSGQSGQLGHSRQSRESLFTNYGKNENKDNGIHYDGRRENFSSGPSSSSGSSFNESINNIFTSRKTKDYPLFFPLNNKSFENSNNKYFDKICSIPPNELINRFFENTSERVKDAVKNIIFNIIGNIQKYTIETSILITYDKLYNFLLQIILTGYMIKNADYRLSLNESLYDQNNIINKKEEDIYNLKKSFYSLFADSYKKNREETLNSSEVNSKNSYTHHVSGQEMDVKGMPQRDSSERETSLYYNKDSSDGSTSTYDEASGTHGQAKTTINLNNQYYTKCKKMENDDFPIINTKNYINFLRKKVNSLENQLKMLKENKNVLSDDLLSYIKSLTDIQLRSLTDNIGALVLDATKKIVELVIQGMTLNINKNLSNELIYISGSVLTYICFWQLIIGYTLREMEIRDELSDYLKGN, encoded by the coding sequence ATGCTAAGAATCATCTATGTGGTATTAACTGAATGCTTCATTGGTTTACTTACCACGTACCTCCTTCACTTTGAGATTGTAGAATgcgaaaataaattatttcccATATACAAAGTACTTCCACATATAATAAGTAATACAAAACTGCTTAATACAAAGGAGCTTAATCGAAAAGcacaaaagaaatatttaaagaaatatttatttttatcaaaaaactGTTTTTCAAAAATCAACGATTCAACATCAAGTGATCCAATTTTAAAATACCACAAAGGAAATAGTGTGTCacatagaataaaaaataaatgtgctACATTTAATAcgaattatttttcttttgtcaaattaaggaaattaaaaatttttaacaatGATGTTCATAAGGATAAATTTTTAGGAAATgataaaaaggaagaagaggACAAAGAGAGTGATAAGAATGGGAGTGTAAAACATGTAAAACGGGATCCTTATGGAAgtggaaaaattaaaaaaagtgtaattAGTAACAAGATTGAACCGAATGAACAAgatgaaaaatggaaaagataTCTGCAGGACAAACGAAGGAAAGAAATACTAAAAGATTTaggaaataaaatgaagagaaaaaataaaataataggaAAAGGATATGTAAGACAGGGTACACCAAGTACTGGTGATCATACGGGTATAGTAGGAGTACATCAAGATGTAACAAAAACTAGAAAAGCAAAGGATGAAAAAGAGTACAAAGCAGCGGACGAGGAAATGGATGCATATGGAGATAAACATGAGGAAGATGATGAAGTTGAAAATGACAACTTGGACGAGGATTATGACGACGATGACGATTACGACGACGATGAGGATgaagatgatgatgatgatgatgaggATGATGAGGATGATGAGGATGAAGACAACCATTTTGATTACTTCAACGACAGGAGTTATTCCGGTCAATCGGGTCAATTGGGCCACTCGAGACAGTCAAGGGAAAGCCTTTTTACGAATTAtggaaaaaacgaaaataaGGATAACGGTATACATTACGATGGTAGGAGAGAGAACTTTTCTTCAGGCCCCTCATCCTCATCAGGTTCATCATTTAACGAAAGcataaacaatatttttacttcaaGAAAAACGAAAGATTACCCATTATTTTTCcccttaaataataaatcatttGAAAACAGTAACAACAAATATTTCGATAAGATATGTAGTATACCCCCGAATGAATTGATTAACCgcttttttgaaaatacgTCAGAAAGAGTTAAAGATgctgtaaaaaatataatatttaatattataggAAATATTCAAAAGTACACTATTGAAACTTctattttaattacatatgATAAATTGTATAATTTCCTTTTACAAATTATCTTAACAggatatatgataaaaaatgcTGATTATAGATTAAGTTTAAATGAGTCTCTTTATGaccaaaataatattataaataaaaaagaagaagacaTTTATAATCTCAAAAAATCCTTTTATTCCTTATTTGCTGAtagctataaaaaaaatagagaagAAACATTAAATTCAAGTGAAGTAAATAGTAAAAACAGTTATACTCATCATGTAAGTGGTCAAGAGATGGATGTAAAGGGCATGCCTCAACGTGATAGCAGTGAAAGGGAAACTTCTCTTTACTATAATAAGGACTCCTCCGATGGGAGTACCAGCACGTATGACGAAGCGAGTGGAACACATGGCCAGGCTAAAACTACAATTAATTTAAACAATCAATATTACACAAAATGTAAGAAAATGGAGAATGATGATTTTCCTATAATCAATACaaaaaactatataaattttttaagaaaaaaagttaacTCTTTAGAAAACCAGTTGAAAatgttaaaagaaaataaaaatgttttaagtGATGATTTGCTTTCATATATCAAGTCTCTAACTGATATTCAACTACGCTCATTAACAGATAATATAG